Proteins encoded in a region of the Sphingomonas japonica genome:
- the nuoH gene encoding NADH-quinone oxidoreductase subunit NuoH, translating to MTTFFQSIGMGYEGAWFTATIAGILLIALPVMLAVAMIIYADRKIWAAMALRKGPNVVGPFGLLQSFADGLKVFLQETIIPTSANKGLFLLAPIITFTVALIVWAVVPFDVGVVLADINVGLLYVLAASSLGVYGIILAGWSSNSKYPFFSAIRAAAQMVSYEVAIGFVLISVVLWAGSFNLSEIVAQQQGHVLGLFNGFGFNPLLFPMAVVFLISSLAETQRAPFDLTEAESELVAGYQTEYSSMAFALYWLGEYANVILMCTLNAVLFWGGYLPPLNIDLIPWFDIPGILWLFAKILVFFFIFSWIKATVPRYRYDQLMRLGWKIFLPMSLLFVFLVSGYLMLTRYGVAA from the coding sequence ATGACCACATTCTTCCAGTCGATCGGCATGGGCTACGAAGGCGCGTGGTTCACCGCGACGATCGCCGGCATCCTGTTGATCGCTCTGCCGGTGATGCTGGCGGTGGCGATGATCATCTATGCCGATCGCAAGATCTGGGCGGCGATGGCGCTGCGCAAGGGACCGAACGTGGTCGGGCCGTTCGGGCTGCTGCAGTCCTTCGCCGATGGCCTGAAGGTGTTCCTGCAGGAAACGATCATCCCGACCAGTGCCAACAAGGGGCTGTTCCTGCTGGCGCCGATCATCACCTTTACCGTCGCATTGATCGTGTGGGCGGTGGTGCCGTTCGATGTCGGCGTGGTGCTGGCCGACATCAATGTCGGGTTGCTCTACGTGCTCGCGGCGTCGTCGCTCGGGGTCTATGGCATCATCCTGGCAGGGTGGTCGTCCAATTCGAAATACCCGTTTTTTTCGGCGATCCGTGCGGCGGCGCAGATGGTCAGCTATGAAGTCGCGATCGGCTTCGTGCTGATTTCGGTCGTGCTGTGGGCAGGCAGCTTCAACCTGTCGGAAATCGTCGCACAGCAGCAGGGACATGTGCTAGGGCTGTTCAACGGCTTCGGCTTCAACCCGCTGCTGTTCCCGATGGCCGTGGTGTTCCTGATCTCGTCCCTGGCCGAGACGCAGCGCGCGCCGTTCGACCTCACCGAGGCGGAAAGCGAGCTGGTCGCAGGATATCAGACCGAATATTCGTCGATGGCGTTCGCGCTCTACTGGCTGGGCGAATATGCCAACGTCATTTTGATGTGCACGCTCAATGCGGTGCTGTTCTGGGGCGGGTATCTGCCGCCGCTCAACATCGACCTGATCCCGTGGTTCGACATTCCGGGTATCCTGTGGCTGTTCGCCAAGATCCTGGTTTTCTTCTTCATCTTCTCGTGGATCAAGGCGACGGTGCCGCGCTATCGCTATGACCAGCTGATGCGGCTGGGCTGGAAGATATTCCTGCCGATGTCGCTGTTGTTCGTATTCCTGGTGTCGGGGTATCTGATGCTTACCCGTTATGGAGTGGCCGCATGA
- the nuoG gene encoding NADH-quinone oxidoreductase subunit NuoG, with protein MPKLTVDGVEVEVPQGATVLQACEAAGKEIPRFCYHERLSIAGNCRMCLVEVKPGPPKPQASCALPAADNQEIRTDSAMVKAAREGVMEFLLINHPLDCPICDQGGECDLQDQSIAYGRGHSRYTENKRAVTEKYMGPIVKTVMTRCIQCTRCIRFAEEVAGVEEIGAIGRGEDMQITSYLERAVTSELSGNVVDLCPVGALTSKPYAFEARPWELTKTLAIDVMDAVGTNIRLDSRGRQVLRALPRINEDVNEEWAHDKTRHAVDGLVRRRLDQPYVRKGGTLVPATWNEAFDAIAAVEAGSSVAAIAGDLLDCETMFAAGALVKAMGSSLLEGRQTGLAYDVTNLGAVAFNPTIAGVEDADVILLIGSDLRHEAPLINTRVRKAIKRGAKVFAIGPEVDLTYRATWLGNDLSLLGDLPDEVGDAFAKAGRPLLIVGPGALKTGFGGALALAKSLNVVRDQWNGFGVVHTAAARMGGLMLGYAQPGGIADIVAARPKLAFFLGADEVDFSGFADSFKVYVGHHGDHGAHHADVILPGASYAEKAGTYVNLEGRVQRGDRAVFPPGDAREDWSIFRALGERLGVRLPFDSFDQVRAAMVADVPALGAEGLVGFDWNPPALDATATGEVTYPIADFYMTNVICRASPTMQRCSAELVHGDDFAEAAE; from the coding sequence ATGCCTAAACTAACCGTGGACGGGGTTGAAGTCGAAGTCCCGCAGGGTGCCACCGTGCTTCAGGCGTGCGAGGCTGCGGGCAAGGAAATCCCGCGGTTTTGCTATCACGAACGGCTGAGCATCGCGGGCAACTGCCGGATGTGTCTGGTCGAGGTGAAGCCGGGGCCACCCAAGCCGCAAGCGAGCTGTGCGCTGCCTGCCGCCGACAATCAGGAGATCCGCACCGACAGCGCGATGGTCAAGGCCGCGCGCGAGGGGGTGATGGAATTCCTGCTCATCAATCACCCGCTCGATTGCCCGATCTGCGACCAGGGCGGCGAATGCGACCTGCAGGACCAGTCGATCGCCTATGGCCGCGGGCATTCGCGCTATACCGAGAACAAGCGCGCGGTGACCGAGAAGTACATGGGCCCGATCGTCAAGACGGTGATGACGCGGTGCATCCAGTGCACGCGCTGCATCCGTTTTGCCGAGGAAGTCGCAGGCGTCGAGGAGATCGGCGCGATCGGGCGCGGCGAGGACATGCAGATCACGTCGTATCTCGAGCGCGCGGTGACCAGCGAATTGTCGGGAAACGTGGTCGACCTCTGCCCGGTCGGGGCGCTGACCTCGAAGCCTTATGCGTTCGAAGCGCGGCCGTGGGAACTCACCAAGACGCTGGCGATCGACGTGATGGACGCGGTCGGCACCAACATCCGGCTCGACAGCCGGGGTCGCCAGGTGCTGCGCGCGCTGCCGCGGATCAACGAGGACGTCAACGAGGAGTGGGCGCACGACAAGACGCGGCATGCCGTGGACGGGCTGGTGCGGCGGCGGCTCGACCAACCCTATGTGCGCAAGGGCGGCACGCTGGTTCCCGCGACATGGAATGAAGCGTTCGATGCGATCGCGGCAGTCGAAGCCGGATCGAGCGTCGCGGCGATCGCGGGCGATCTGCTCGATTGCGAGACGATGTTCGCCGCCGGGGCGCTGGTCAAGGCGATGGGATCTTCGCTGCTCGAGGGCCGCCAGACCGGGCTGGCGTACGACGTCACCAACCTGGGAGCGGTCGCGTTCAACCCGACGATCGCCGGGGTCGAGGATGCCGACGTCATCCTGCTGATCGGCAGCGATTTGCGCCACGAGGCGCCGCTCATCAACACGCGCGTGCGTAAGGCGATCAAGCGCGGGGCGAAGGTGTTCGCGATCGGGCCCGAAGTCGATCTTACCTACCGCGCGACGTGGCTTGGCAACGACCTGTCGCTGTTGGGCGACTTGCCTGACGAGGTTGGCGACGCATTCGCCAAGGCCGGGCGACCGTTGCTGATCGTCGGACCGGGAGCGCTCAAGACCGGATTCGGCGGAGCCTTGGCTCTGGCCAAGAGCCTCAACGTGGTCCGCGATCAGTGGAACGGCTTCGGCGTCGTCCATACCGCCGCGGCGCGTATGGGCGGGCTGATGCTCGGCTATGCGCAGCCGGGCGGAATTGCCGACATTGTCGCCGCCAGGCCAAAGCTGGCGTTCTTCCTTGGTGCCGACGAGGTCGATTTCAGCGGATTTGCCGACAGTTTCAAAGTGTATGTCGGGCATCACGGCGATCACGGCGCGCATCATGCCGACGTGATTTTGCCCGGTGCCAGCTACGCCGAAAAGGCGGGGACATATGTGAACCTGGAAGGGCGCGTCCAACGCGGTGATCGCGCCGTATTCCCGCCCGGGGATGCGCGTGAGGACTGGTCGATTTTCCGTGCGCTTGGCGAACGGCTGGGCGTCAGGTTGCCGTTCGACAGTTTCGATCAGGTGCGCGCGGCAATGGTTGCCGACGTGCCCGCACTGGGTGCGGAGGGGCTGGTCGGTTTCGACTGGAACCCGCCTGCGCTCGATGCCACCGCGACTGGTGAGGTCACCTACCCGATTGCCGATTTCTACATGACCAATGTGATCTGCCGCGCCAGCCCGACCATGCAGCGCTGCTCGGCGGAACTGGTCCACGGCGACGATTTCGCGGAGGCGGCGGAGTGA
- the nuoF gene encoding NADH-quinone oxidoreductase subunit NuoF, translating into MLADKDRIFTNVYGFQPWNIGAAEARGDWDATNKLMEIGQDAIIDRVKASGLRGRGGAGFPTGVKWGFMPKEPKPDRPNFLVINADESEPGSCKDREIIRHDPHKLIEGALIAGFAMRARAAYIYIRGEYIREAEVLFAAIAEAYDRGYLGKNACGSGYDFDVFAHRGAGAYICGEETAMLESLEGKKGQPRLKPPFPAGAGLYGCPTTVNNVESIAVVPTILRRGPEWFSSFGRENNKGTKLFQISGHVEKPCVVEEAMSISFRELIETHCGGIRGGWDNLLAVIPGGSSVPLVPAAQIIDCPMDFDGLKELGSGLGTAAIIVMDKSTDIVRAISRLSYFYKHESCGQCTPCREGTGWMWRVMERMRTGDADIAEIDTLYEVTKQVEGHTICALGDAAAWPIQGLIRHFRPEMERRIVARRGGDVSPMQEAAE; encoded by the coding sequence ATGCTCGCCGACAAGGACCGCATCTTCACCAACGTCTATGGGTTCCAGCCGTGGAACATCGGCGCGGCCGAGGCGCGGGGCGATTGGGATGCGACCAACAAACTGATGGAGATCGGCCAGGATGCGATCATCGATCGCGTCAAGGCGTCGGGTTTGCGCGGGCGCGGCGGGGCAGGGTTTCCGACCGGCGTGAAATGGGGCTTCATGCCCAAGGAGCCCAAGCCCGACCGGCCAAACTTCCTGGTCATCAATGCCGACGAGTCCGAGCCGGGTTCGTGCAAGGATCGCGAGATCATCCGCCACGATCCGCACAAGCTGATCGAGGGCGCGTTGATCGCCGGCTTCGCGATGCGCGCGCGGGCGGCGTATATCTATATCCGCGGCGAATATATCCGCGAGGCCGAGGTGCTGTTCGCGGCGATCGCCGAGGCATATGATCGCGGGTATCTCGGCAAGAACGCGTGTGGTTCGGGCTATGACTTCGACGTGTTCGCGCATCGCGGGGCGGGCGCGTATATCTGCGGCGAAGAAACCGCGATGCTCGAGAGCCTGGAGGGCAAGAAGGGCCAGCCGCGGCTGAAGCCGCCGTTTCCGGCCGGTGCGGGGCTCTATGGGTGCCCGACGACGGTCAACAACGTCGAGTCGATCGCGGTGGTGCCGACGATCCTGCGGCGCGGACCGGAATGGTTCTCGAGCTTCGGGCGCGAGAACAACAAGGGCACCAAGCTGTTCCAGATCAGCGGGCATGTCGAAAAGCCCTGCGTGGTCGAGGAAGCGATGAGCATCTCGTTCCGCGAGCTGATCGAGACGCATTGCGGCGGCATTCGCGGCGGGTGGGACAATCTGCTGGCGGTGATCCCGGGCGGATCGTCGGTGCCACTGGTCCCGGCGGCGCAGATCATCGATTGCCCGATGGATTTCGACGGTCTCAAGGAACTGGGATCCGGCCTCGGCACCGCGGCGATCATCGTCATGGACAAGTCGACCGACATCGTCCGCGCGATCAGCCGTTTGTCGTACTTCTACAAGCATGAAAGCTGCGGCCAGTGCACGCCGTGCCGCGAGGGCACCGGATGGATGTGGCGGGTGATGGAGCGGATGCGCACCGGCGACGCCGACATTGCCGAGATCGACACGCTGTACGAAGTGACCAAGCAGGTCGAGGGCCACACCATCTGCGCGCTGGGCGACGCGGCGGCGTGGCCGATCCAAGGCTTGATTCGGCATTTCCGGCCGGAGATGGAGCGGCGGATCGTCGCGCGGCGCGGGGGCGATGTGAGCCCGATGCAGGAGGCGGCGGAGTGA
- a CDS encoding complex I 24 kDa subunit family protein, with protein sequence MADAPHIPDEAETRARWGAFAWTDANAATAKEIVARYPAGRQQSASLPLLDLAQRQVGAETQTQGWLPVPVIEYVAAYLDMPYMRVFEVVSFYTMFNMAPVGRYHVQVCGTTPCMLRGSDDVLAACKNRGLAKGKTTPDGLFTLTEVECLGNCANAPMVQINDDNFEDLDYDRTVAILEALANGETPKPGPQNGRHTSESEGGPTNLTAMVDANHDYRAEWTA encoded by the coding sequence ATGGCTGACGCACCACACATTCCCGACGAGGCCGAAACCCGTGCGCGCTGGGGCGCGTTCGCGTGGACCGATGCGAACGCCGCCACGGCCAAGGAGATCGTCGCACGCTATCCTGCCGGTCGCCAGCAATCGGCGTCGCTTCCGCTGCTCGACCTGGCCCAGCGGCAGGTCGGGGCGGAGACGCAGACGCAAGGCTGGCTGCCCGTTCCGGTGATCGAATATGTCGCCGCCTATCTCGACATGCCGTACATGCGCGTGTTCGAGGTCGTGAGCTTCTATACCATGTTCAACATGGCTCCGGTCGGACGCTATCATGTGCAGGTGTGCGGGACGACGCCGTGCATGCTGCGCGGGTCGGACGATGTGCTGGCGGCGTGCAAGAATCGCGGGCTGGCCAAGGGCAAGACCACGCCCGACGGCCTGTTCACGCTGACCGAGGTCGAGTGCCTTGGCAATTGCGCCAACGCGCCGATGGTGCAGATCAACGACGATAATTTCGAGGATCTCGACTATGATCGCACAGTTGCGATCCTCGAAGCGCTGGCGAACGGTGAAACGCCCAAGCCGGGGCCGCAGAACGGGCGGCATACCAGCGAGAGCGAGGGCGGTCCCACCAACCTGACCGCGATGGTCGATGCCAACCATGACTATCGCGCGGAGTGGACCGCATGA
- a CDS encoding NADH-quinone oxidoreductase subunit D, whose product MAEYLDELERKTDAADPTTGDVAIQNYTINFGPQHPAAHGVLRLVMELDGEIIERIDPHVGLLHRGTEKLIEYKTYTQALPYMDRLDYCSPLCMEHSFVLAVEKLLDLEVPVRAQYLRVFFAELTRICNHMLNLGSHVMDVGAMTPNLWMFEIREDCLGFFERMSGARMHHNYLRPGGVHQDVPLKLLTDIADWLDTRLPRLFGDAISLVAENRIFKQRNVDIATVSRDDAIKWGFSGPMIRAAGIPWDLRKSQPYDVYDRMEFDVPVGTRGDCYDRFMVRVEEVYQSARIMKQCLNEMPEGPIASTDRKVVPPKRAEMKRSMESLIHHFKLYTEGFHVPAGEVYVATESPKGEFGIYLVSDGSNKPYRCKIRPTAFSHLQAMDFMSRGHMLADTTAILGAMDIVFGECDR is encoded by the coding sequence ATGGCTGAGTATCTCGACGAACTGGAGCGCAAGACCGACGCCGCTGATCCGACGACCGGCGATGTCGCTATCCAGAACTATACGATCAATTTCGGCCCGCAGCATCCCGCCGCGCATGGCGTGCTGCGGCTGGTGATGGAGCTGGACGGCGAGATCATCGAGCGGATCGACCCGCATGTGGGGCTGCTCCACCGCGGCACCGAGAAGCTGATCGAGTACAAGACCTACACGCAGGCGCTGCCCTATATGGACCGCCTCGATTATTGTTCGCCGCTGTGCATGGAGCACAGCTTCGTGCTGGCGGTCGAGAAGCTGCTTGACCTGGAGGTGCCGGTGCGCGCGCAATATCTGCGCGTGTTCTTCGCCGAGCTCACTCGCATCTGCAATCACATGCTCAACCTCGGCTCGCACGTCATGGACGTCGGCGCGATGACGCCGAACCTGTGGATGTTCGAGATCCGCGAAGATTGCCTGGGCTTTTTCGAGCGCATGTCGGGTGCGCGGATGCACCATAATTACCTGCGGCCGGGCGGGGTGCATCAGGATGTGCCGTTGAAGCTGCTGACCGACATAGCCGACTGGCTCGACACCCGGTTGCCGCGACTGTTCGGCGACGCGATCAGCCTGGTCGCCGAGAACCGCATCTTCAAGCAGCGCAACGTCGATATCGCCACGGTCAGCCGTGACGATGCGATCAAGTGGGGCTTTTCCGGCCCGATGATCCGCGCGGCGGGTATCCCGTGGGATTTGCGCAAGTCGCAGCCATACGACGTCTATGACCGGATGGAGTTCGACGTGCCGGTCGGCACGCGCGGCGATTGCTATGACCGGTTCATGGTGCGGGTCGAGGAAGTGTACCAGTCGGCGCGGATCATGAAGCAGTGCCTCAATGAAATGCCCGAGGGGCCGATCGCCAGCACCGACCGCAAGGTGGTGCCGCCCAAGCGCGCCGAAATGAAACGGTCGATGGAATCGCTGATCCACCATTTCAAGCTGTACACCGAGGGCTTTCACGTTCCCGCGGGCGAAGTGTACGTCGCGACCGAGAGCCCCAAGGGCGAGTTCGGCATTTATCTAGTCAGCGACGGCTCGAACAAGCCGTATCGCTGCAAGATCCGCCCGACCGCGTTCAGCCATTTGCAGGCGATGGACTTCATGTCGCGCGGGCACATGCTGGCGGATACGACTGCTATTCTCGGGGCGATGGACATCGTGTTCGGGGAGTGCGACCGGTGA
- a CDS encoding NADH-quinone oxidoreductase subunit C has translation MRAPAPRYAANDGTIELAQDALGAMVVEAQDKVGEVTLTVARDNLVDAMIALRDTPGLEYQQLVEIAGVDYPERAERFDVCYHLLSLTRNHRLRVRVTTDEEMPVPSVTAIWPVAGWLEREVYDMYGVLFDGNPDLRRILTDYGFRGHPQRKDFPLTGFTELRYSEEAKRVVYEPVKLAQDFRTFDFMSPWEGAQYVLPGDEKAAVPEAKGAPTPLRADTIVKADAAATKDTDANAKDVKTSEHTGQTGAGEPDPGNQPKDKPIDPDVVPKDKDGGQNQ, from the coding sequence ATGAGGGCGCCTGCTCCCCGTTATGCCGCCAATGACGGCACGATCGAACTTGCGCAGGACGCGCTGGGCGCAATGGTCGTCGAGGCGCAGGACAAGGTCGGCGAAGTGACGCTGACCGTTGCGCGCGACAATTTGGTCGACGCGATGATTGCGCTGCGCGACACGCCGGGCCTGGAATATCAGCAGCTCGTCGAGATCGCAGGAGTCGATTATCCCGAGCGCGCCGAGCGGTTCGACGTCTGCTATCACCTGCTCAGCCTGACGCGGAATCACCGGTTGCGCGTCCGTGTGACGACCGATGAGGAAATGCCGGTGCCGTCGGTAACCGCCATCTGGCCGGTCGCGGGCTGGCTGGAGCGCGAGGTGTACGACATGTACGGCGTGCTGTTCGACGGCAATCCCGATCTGCGCCGGATCCTCACCGATTACGGCTTTCGCGGCCACCCGCAGCGCAAGGATTTCCCGCTGACCGGCTTTACCGAGCTGCGCTATTCCGAGGAAGCCAAGCGTGTGGTGTACGAGCCGGTCAAGCTGGCGCAGGATTTCCGCACGTTCGATTTCATGTCGCCGTGGGAAGGCGCGCAATATGTGCTGCCCGGCGACGAGAAGGCAGCGGTCCCCGAGGCCAAGGGCGCGCCGACGCCGCTCAGGGCCGACACGATCGTCAAGGCCGATGCGGCGGCGACCAAGGACACCGATGCCAACGCGAAGGACGTCAAGACCAGCGAGCACACCGGCCAGACCGGCGCGGGCGAACCTGATCCCGGCAACCAGCCGAAAGACAAGCCGATCGATCCCGATGTCGTGCCCAAGGACAAGGATGGGGGTCAGAACCAGTAA